A genome region from Panicum virgatum strain AP13 chromosome 4K, P.virgatum_v5, whole genome shotgun sequence includes the following:
- the LOC120703325 gene encoding 39S ribosomal protein L46, mitochondrial-like codes for MLSRSSTTASLLLRSLLRQPRGFSSSAAAAPVAAKEGGDGKLVASVLFERLPVVIPKIHPVVYAFQEFSFRWRQQYRRQYPDEVLGKADARGKGDYQIDYVPASRITEADKTNDRKSLQRALDNKLYLVLYGNAYGAPDGKPVWHFPEKVYENEETMRLCAESALKSVLGGLDNTYFVGNAPMAHMAIEQTDSSVSPFKRFFFKSQVVGTTKYHIGKCKDYAWVTKDELLELFPENKDFFNKMIIHIR; via the exons ATGCTGTCCCGGTCGTCAACGACGGCGAGCCTGCTGCTCCGGTCGCTTCTCCGGCAGCCGCGAGGCTTCAGCTCTTCCGCGGCCGCTgcgccggtggcggcgaagGAAGGGGGCGACGGCAAGCTCGTGGCGTCGGTGCTGTTCGAGCGCCTCCCCGTTGTCATCCCCAAGATCCACCCCGTCGTCTACGCCTTCCAAGAATTCTC GTTTCGGTGGAGGCAGCAGTACAGACGGCAGTACCCCGACGAGGTCCTTGGCAAGGCCGACGCAAG GGGTAAGGGTGATTATCAGATTGATTATGTGCCTGCTTCAAGAATCACAGAAGCTGACAAAACAAATGACCGGAA GTCTTTACAACGAGCTCTTGATAATAAACTTTATCTTGTCCTATATGGCAATGCATATGGGGCTCCTGATGGAAAGCCTGTCTGGCATTTTCCAGAAAAAGTGTACGAAAATGAAGAAACTATGCGATTG TGTGCTGAGTCTGCATTAAAATCTGTTCTTGGGGGACTTGACAATACATACTTTGTTGGCAATGCTCCAATGGCTCATATGGCGATTGAACAAACGGATTCAAGTGTTTCACCATTCAAG CGTTTCTTTTTCAAGTCACAAGTGGTTGGCACAACAAAATACCATATTGGAAAATGCAAGGACTATGCGTGGGTAACCAAGGATGAGCTACTGGAGCTTTTTCCTGAGAACAAGGATTTCTTCAACAAGATGATCATTCACATAAGATAG